Proteins from a genomic interval of Nocardioides jishulii:
- a CDS encoding DUF3107 domain-containing protein, which translates to MEVKIGIQNAARELVVDVSGTQEEITAKVTEAVQGGTLTLSDVRGRLVLVPGEKIAYVELGHASPGTVGFR; encoded by the coding sequence GTGGAGGTCAAGATCGGCATCCAGAACGCAGCCCGTGAGCTCGTGGTCGACGTCAGCGGGACCCAGGAGGAGATCACCGCGAAGGTGACCGAGGCCGTCCAGGGCGGCACCCTCACCCTCAGCGACGTGCGGGGACGCCTCGTCCTCGTGCCCGGGGAGAAGATCGCGTACGTCGAGCTCGGCCACGCCAGCCCCGGCACCGTCGGCTTCCGCTGA
- a CDS encoding lysophospholipid acyltransferase family protein yields the protein MLYEVLHRVVPPLARSVWRPEVVGLEHVPLTGPVILASNHLSFVDSVVIPVLVPRKVVFLAKSDYFDGPGVKGTLSRVWFESLGMLPVDRDDTRAALNSLDTALEVLGRGEAFGIYPEGTRSRDGRLYRGRTGVAHLALTAGVPVVPVGLRGTEQIQPVGARLPRLAKVRVAFGEPLDFTGLAGTAPAGRLRREVTDTIMREIRSLSGQEEAGAYNERPVDA from the coding sequence ATGTTGTACGAGGTGTTGCACCGGGTCGTCCCGCCCCTGGCCCGCTCGGTGTGGCGTCCCGAGGTCGTCGGCCTCGAGCACGTGCCGCTGACCGGCCCCGTCATCCTGGCGAGCAACCACCTGAGCTTCGTCGACTCCGTCGTGATCCCGGTGCTGGTGCCCCGCAAGGTGGTCTTCCTGGCCAAGTCGGACTACTTCGACGGGCCGGGCGTCAAGGGCACGCTCAGCCGGGTCTGGTTCGAGAGCCTCGGCATGCTGCCGGTCGACCGGGACGACACCAGGGCAGCCCTGAACAGCCTCGACACCGCCCTGGAGGTGCTGGGTCGCGGAGAGGCGTTCGGCATCTACCCGGAGGGCACCCGAAGCCGCGACGGACGGCTCTACCGCGGACGCACCGGGGTGGCGCACCTGGCGCTGACCGCTGGCGTCCCCGTGGTGCCCGTCGGGCTGCGTGGCACCGAGCAGATCCAACCGGTGGGGGCACGCCTGCCGCGGCTGGCCAAGGTGCGGGTCGCCTTCGGCGAGCCGCTCGACTTCACCGGCCTGGCGGGAACGGCTCCGGCGGGCCGCCTGCGGCGCGAGGTGACCGACACCATCATGCGTGAGATCCGTTCGCTGAGCGGCCAGGAGGAGGCCGGTGCCTACAACGAGCGCCCGGTCGACGCCTGA
- a CDS encoding DEAD/DEAH box helicase, whose translation MTTFRDLGVHPEICDSLERAGITTPFAIQEMTLSVALMGTDLIGQARTGTGKTLAFGIPVLQRSISPKDADYSEIPQGKPQALIVAPTRELALQVSSDLEVASRDRGLRVLTIYGGVGYDIQTDALESGVDVVVGTPGRLIDLANRKVLDLSHVHALVLDEADEMLDLGFLPDVERLLSLTPETRQTMLFSATMPAAIVALARTHMRHPMNIRAESSYENATVPATAQFVYQAHDLDKPEMIGRILQSETIEKMVVFTRTKRQAQRVADDLVERGFKAAPLHGDMAQVAREKALTRFREDKLQVLVATDVAARGIDVRGVSHVINYSCPEDEKTYIHRIGRTGRAGASGIAITFVDWADTARWKMINKALDLPFEEPVETYSSSEHLYREQGIAPGTKGRVVDPAPREPKATSKDERPRERAPRNRDRTRTRTRSGSAVEGGGSESAPKETSQAAESGEGDAQPRRRRRRRSGGSGSGSAQGAPADA comes from the coding sequence GTGACCACCTTCCGTGACCTCGGGGTGCACCCCGAGATCTGCGACTCACTCGAGCGCGCAGGCATCACCACCCCCTTCGCCATCCAGGAGATGACGCTCTCGGTCGCCCTCATGGGCACCGACCTCATCGGCCAGGCGCGTACCGGCACCGGCAAGACGCTCGCCTTCGGCATCCCGGTGCTGCAGCGCAGCATCTCGCCCAAGGACGCCGACTACTCCGAGATCCCCCAGGGCAAGCCGCAGGCGCTCATCGTGGCGCCCACCCGTGAGCTCGCCCTCCAGGTCTCCTCCGACCTCGAGGTCGCGAGCCGCGACCGCGGCCTGCGCGTCCTGACCATCTACGGCGGCGTCGGGTACGACATCCAGACCGACGCGCTGGAGTCCGGCGTGGACGTGGTCGTCGGCACCCCGGGTCGCCTGATCGACCTGGCCAACCGCAAGGTCCTCGACCTCTCCCACGTGCACGCGCTGGTCCTCGACGAGGCCGACGAGATGCTGGACCTGGGGTTCCTGCCCGACGTGGAGCGCCTGCTCTCGCTCACGCCGGAGACCCGTCAGACCATGCTCTTCTCCGCCACCATGCCGGCGGCGATCGTCGCCCTCGCGCGCACCCACATGCGCCACCCGATGAACATCCGGGCGGAGTCCTCGTACGAGAACGCCACCGTGCCGGCCACGGCCCAGTTCGTCTACCAGGCGCACGACCTCGACAAGCCCGAGATGATCGGCCGCATCCTGCAGTCCGAGACCATCGAGAAGATGGTCGTCTTCACCCGCACCAAGCGCCAGGCGCAGCGGGTTGCCGACGACCTGGTCGAGCGCGGCTTCAAGGCTGCCCCGCTGCACGGCGACATGGCCCAGGTCGCGCGCGAGAAGGCGCTGACCAGGTTCCGCGAGGACAAGCTGCAGGTCCTGGTCGCCACCGACGTCGCCGCCCGCGGCATCGACGTGCGCGGCGTCTCCCACGTCATCAACTACAGCTGCCCCGAGGACGAGAAGACCTACATCCACCGGATCGGCCGCACCGGTCGCGCTGGCGCGTCGGGCATCGCGATCACCTTCGTCGACTGGGCGGACACCGCTCGCTGGAAGATGATCAACAAGGCCCTCGACCTGCCGTTCGAGGAGCCGGTCGAGACCTACTCGTCCTCCGAGCACCTCTACCGCGAGCAGGGCATCGCGCCGGGCACCAAGGGCCGCGTCGTCGACCCCGCCCCGCGCGAGCCGAAGGCCACGTCCAAGGACGAGCGGCCCCGCGAGCGCGCTCCCCGCAACCGCGACCGTACGCGTACGCGCACGCGCAGCGGCTCCGCCGTCGAGGGTGGCGGCAGCGAGTCGGCTCCGAAGGAGACCAGCCAGGCCGCCGAGTCCGGCGAGGGTGACGCCCAGCCGCGTCGCCGCCGCCGTCGCCGCTCCGGCGGTTCCGGATCCGGTTCGGCGCAGGGCGCTCCCGCCGACGCCTGA
- a CDS encoding ferritin-like fold-containing protein — protein sequence MTESQPGASKGAFADPEYVEAVVDLLGAIAYGELAAFERLADDAKLAPGLADKVALSSMAASEFSHLAQLEDRITELGADPYGAMEPFRQALDDFHAHTAPADWYEGLVKAYVGDGLARDFYREIAAYLDPDTRALITEALEDSQRSAFIVEKVRAGIEADHRLGGRLALWARRLMGEALIQAQRIAAERDAMTALLAGGVDRPGLDLAAIGRMFTRLTERHSERMGELGLDP from the coding sequence ATGACTGAATCTCAGCCAGGAGCGTCGAAGGGCGCCTTCGCAGATCCCGAGTACGTCGAGGCGGTCGTCGACCTGCTGGGAGCGATCGCCTACGGCGAGCTGGCCGCCTTCGAGCGCCTCGCCGACGACGCCAAGCTGGCTCCCGGGCTGGCCGACAAGGTGGCCCTGTCGTCGATGGCGGCCTCGGAGTTCTCCCACCTCGCCCAGCTCGAGGACCGCATCACCGAGCTCGGCGCCGATCCCTATGGCGCGATGGAGCCCTTCCGTCAGGCGCTCGACGACTTCCACGCCCACACCGCCCCTGCGGACTGGTACGAGGGACTCGTGAAGGCGTACGTCGGTGACGGTCTCGCCCGCGACTTCTACCGCGAGATCGCTGCCTACCTCGACCCGGACACCCGCGCCCTGATCACCGAGGCCCTCGAGGACTCCCAGCGCTCGGCCTTCATCGTCGAGAAGGTGCGTGCCGGCATCGAGGCAGACCACCGACTGGGGGGTCGGCTCGCGCTGTGGGCCCGCCGCCTGATGGGGGAGGCCCTGATCCAGGCCCAGCGCATCGCCGCCGAGCGTGACGCGATGACGGCCCTGCTCGCCGGGGGAGTGGACCGGCCGGGGCTCGACCTGGCCGCGATCGGACGGATGTTCACCCGTCTCACCGAGCGTCACTCCGAACGGATGGGCGAGCTCGGGCTCGACCCGTGA
- a CDS encoding ParA family protein, with amino-acid sequence MTTTLALANQKGGVAKTTSVATLGAALADLGHSVLLVDLDPQACLTFSLGIDPEDLTASVHDVMVGHRSASEVLVGTEDGPDLLPAAIELARIETEFAAVSGRERLVATILEALADEGITYDWVILDCPPTLGVLTVAALTAADGLVVPLQCETLAHRGVGQLLDTVHDVREHTNPLLAVWGVLPTMYDGRTSHARAVLETIAETYDLDVVSPTIPKTIKFAEAPAAGRSILATARSSKGARAYRDVADWLVVRAARDA; translated from the coding sequence ATGACGACGACACTTGCCCTAGCCAACCAGAAGGGGGGCGTGGCGAAGACCACGTCCGTGGCGACCTTGGGGGCTGCCCTGGCCGACCTGGGCCACTCCGTGCTCCTGGTCGACCTCGACCCGCAGGCCTGCCTGACCTTCTCGCTCGGCATCGACCCCGAGGACCTGACCGCCTCGGTGCACGACGTGATGGTCGGGCACCGCAGCGCGAGCGAGGTCCTCGTCGGGACCGAGGACGGCCCGGACCTGCTTCCCGCCGCGATCGAGCTCGCGCGGATCGAGACGGAGTTCGCCGCCGTGAGCGGGCGTGAACGCCTCGTCGCCACCATCCTCGAAGCGCTTGCCGACGAGGGGATCACCTACGACTGGGTGATCCTCGACTGCCCGCCGACGCTGGGGGTGCTCACGGTGGCCGCGTTGACCGCGGCGGACGGGCTCGTGGTGCCGCTCCAGTGCGAGACGTTGGCGCACCGCGGCGTGGGTCAGCTGCTCGACACCGTCCACGACGTACGCGAGCACACCAACCCGCTGCTGGCGGTGTGGGGCGTGCTGCCGACGATGTACGACGGACGTACGAGCCACGCACGAGCCGTGCTCGAGACGATCGCGGAGACCTACGACCTCGACGTCGTCTCTCCGACGATCCCCAAGACGATCAAGTTCGCCGAGGCGCCCGCTGCCGGCCGTTCCATCCTGGCCACCGCGCGCAGCAGCAAGGGCGCGAGGGCCTACCGCGACGTCGCGGACTGGCTGGTGGTGCGCGCCGCGCGCGACGCGTGA
- a CDS encoding SDR family NAD(P)-dependent oxidoreductase, which yields MGISTALVTGPTAGIGRSFAHQLAGRGHDLVLVARDAERLEAEAANLRRRHGVEVEVLVADLADRAQLATVESRLADPDRPVDLLVNNAGFGLKGRFLDNDVEDEQAMLDVLVVAVMRLSHAALSAMSQRGRGGVINVSSVAAFLPRGTYSAAKSWVNSFGEWAAQEYRADGITVTTLCPGFTRTEFHERMEVGRDSAPAFLWLDADELVRQALKDHDAGKVLSVPGAQYKVVAGVTRVVPTRLLQKFQSLGRR from the coding sequence ATGGGAATCTCCACCGCACTCGTGACCGGCCCCACGGCTGGCATCGGCCGCTCCTTCGCCCACCAGCTCGCCGGCCGTGGCCACGACCTCGTCCTGGTCGCCCGCGACGCCGAGCGGCTGGAGGCGGAGGCGGCCAACCTGCGCCGTCGTCACGGGGTCGAGGTGGAGGTGCTCGTCGCCGACCTCGCCGACCGCGCGCAGCTCGCCACCGTCGAGTCGCGACTGGCCGATCCGGACCGCCCGGTGGACCTGCTGGTCAACAACGCGGGCTTCGGCCTGAAGGGCCGCTTCCTCGACAACGACGTCGAGGACGAGCAGGCGATGCTTGACGTCCTCGTGGTCGCGGTGATGCGACTGAGCCACGCGGCACTCTCGGCCATGAGCCAGCGCGGCCGCGGGGGCGTCATCAACGTCTCCAGCGTGGCCGCGTTCCTGCCGCGCGGCACCTACTCCGCGGCGAAGTCGTGGGTGAACTCGTTCGGCGAGTGGGCCGCGCAGGAGTACCGCGCCGACGGGATCACGGTGACGACGCTCTGCCCCGGCTTCACGCGTACGGAGTTCCACGAGCGCATGGAGGTCGGTCGCGACTCCGCCCCCGCCTTCCTGTGGCTCGACGCCGACGAGCTGGTGCGTCAGGCGCTGAAGGACCACGACGCAGGCAAGGTGCTCTCCGTCCCGGGCGCGCAGTACAAGGTCGTCGCCGGGGTCACCCGCGTGGTGCCGACCCGTCTGCTGCAGAAGTTCCAGTCGCTCGGGCGACGCTGA
- a CDS encoding MGMT family protein, with translation MDPEAYAGFEGYAELVLRCVERVPRGRVTTYGAVADAVGAVLGRGGPRVVASVMRREGAAVCWWRLVRADGSLPPHLADRARAAWLEEGTPLRPDGRVDLDRAAVAVDLREQ, from the coding sequence GTGGACCCCGAGGCGTACGCAGGCTTCGAGGGCTACGCCGAGCTCGTGCTGCGGTGCGTCGAACGGGTGCCGCGCGGTCGGGTCACGACCTACGGCGCCGTGGCCGACGCCGTCGGCGCGGTCCTGGGCCGTGGGGGACCCCGGGTGGTCGCCTCGGTGATGCGGCGCGAGGGAGCTGCCGTCTGCTGGTGGCGGCTCGTCCGCGCGGACGGGTCGCTGCCTCCCCACCTGGCCGACCGCGCGCGGGCGGCGTGGCTGGAGGAGGGCACCCCGCTGCGGCCCGACGGACGCGTCGACCTGGACCGGGCAGCGGTTGCCGTCGACCTCAGGGAACAATGA
- a CDS encoding ATP-dependent helicase — translation MSPQVRLVRPPATVAPVPVLDPAQRSVVDHAGGPLLVLAGPGTGKTTTLVEAIVDRIDVRGADPASVLALTFSRKAADQLRDRVTSRLGRTVASPLSMTFHSFAYGLVRRFTPAELYTAPLRLLTAPQADVMMHELLEMHRAQLAWPTSLGEAVHTRGFAREVAAVLGRAREKGADHEELIRLGRENPSSPELLAAGLFLEHYLDSLDDHGSTDYADLVRRAVIEARAHAVDLRREFRHVFVDEYQDTDPGQVELLRALAGDGADLVAVGDPHQSIYGFRGAEVRGILDFPDQFRTRAGDRAPVVVLDTTRRFGPAVMEAATRVARNLTLTGSLPPEARERFARPRTLPDAPTGRVEVFTHDSERAEAERIADLLRRAHLDDGVAWSDMAVLVRSGRSTLPVMRRLLSAAGVPVEVAADEIPLGQEPAAEQLLTALETVVRAVEDDTWTPTPETAEALLLSPLAGLGVTELRSLARTLRQREVAAAVEERRAAVSSRELLARALVAPESLEGIEGPGAEKARRLLGLLTGAREAMLSGADVESLLWQVWSGTEWGVRLRGAVLRGGATARRAHRDLDAVCALFDTASRTEQQRGRTSARNFLEEVKAQQIPADSLVDKGVRGDAVRLVTAHRSKGLEWRLVVVAHVQEGNWPDLRRRATLLGADRLGATRYGDLALVEEASRAAMLAEERRLFYVACTRAKERLVVTAVQSTHEDGEVASRFLEELCPTPQEVADGATEIVVRHQQGRPARPLTLAGVVAHLRRTVADPEVPEVLREAAARRLAALASEEADGRPLVRSADPRHWWGTNGTTASQAPVRDVEAPVKVSASTVQAIADCPAKWFLEHEAGGATFSGQGAAFGNVVHKIAEHVTQPEMTDVALDDLMELVDGVWDRLPFRTPWSRAKERAEARNALERFLNHHRSSTRRIVGTEVPFSFTSTLPDGSQVHLRGFADRLEIDAQGRVVVVDLKTGKYPPTDKSLAENPQLGIYQYAVEQGGFDDVLAPGSLSGGAELWQLRASNKDVPKVQAQARQDRDDEGWVLAERQLAATAAVIRDEEFVAIPGKHCDFCAFTALCPATTKPGVIS, via the coding sequence ATGAGTCCCCAGGTGCGCCTCGTCAGGCCTCCCGCCACCGTGGCGCCGGTCCCCGTGCTGGACCCGGCGCAGCGGTCGGTGGTCGACCACGCCGGTGGTCCGCTCCTGGTGCTCGCGGGTCCCGGCACGGGCAAGACGACGACGCTGGTGGAGGCCATCGTCGACCGGATCGACGTGCGGGGGGCCGACCCGGCCTCGGTGCTGGCGCTGACCTTCTCCCGCAAGGCCGCCGACCAGCTGCGCGACCGGGTGACCTCGCGCCTGGGGCGCACCGTCGCGAGCCCGCTCTCGATGACCTTCCACTCGTTCGCCTACGGCCTGGTGCGCCGTTTCACCCCCGCCGAGCTCTACACCGCACCGCTGCGGTTGCTGACCGCGCCGCAGGCCGACGTGATGATGCACGAGCTGCTCGAGATGCATCGGGCGCAGCTGGCCTGGCCCACGAGCCTGGGGGAGGCCGTGCACACCCGAGGCTTCGCCCGAGAGGTGGCAGCAGTGCTGGGCCGCGCACGGGAGAAGGGCGCCGACCACGAGGAGCTGATCCGTCTCGGGCGGGAGAACCCGTCCTCGCCGGAGCTCCTCGCCGCGGGCCTCTTCCTCGAGCACTACCTCGACAGCCTCGACGACCACGGCTCCACCGACTACGCCGACCTGGTCCGGCGCGCCGTGATCGAGGCCCGCGCCCACGCCGTCGACCTGCGGCGCGAGTTCCGCCACGTCTTCGTCGACGAGTACCAGGACACCGACCCCGGCCAGGTCGAGCTGCTCCGGGCGCTGGCCGGCGACGGTGCTGACCTCGTCGCGGTGGGTGACCCGCACCAGTCGATCTACGGCTTCCGGGGGGCCGAGGTGCGCGGGATCCTCGACTTCCCCGACCAGTTCCGCACCCGTGCCGGTGACCGGGCGCCCGTCGTGGTGCTCGACACCACCCGCCGCTTCGGGCCTGCCGTGATGGAGGCTGCCACCCGCGTGGCCCGCAACTTGACGCTGACCGGAAGCCTCCCGCCCGAGGCCCGGGAGCGGTTCGCCCGTCCGCGTACGCTGCCCGACGCGCCCACGGGCCGGGTGGAGGTCTTCACCCACGACAGCGAGCGGGCCGAGGCGGAGCGCATCGCCGACCTGCTGCGCCGTGCCCACCTCGACGACGGGGTCGCCTGGTCCGACATGGCGGTCCTGGTGCGCTCGGGTCGCAGCACCCTTCCGGTGATGCGACGCCTGCTGAGCGCGGCGGGGGTGCCGGTCGAGGTGGCGGCTGACGAGATCCCGCTCGGCCAGGAGCCGGCCGCCGAGCAGCTGCTCACCGCGTTGGAGACGGTGGTGCGTGCCGTGGAGGACGACACCTGGACGCCCACGCCCGAGACCGCCGAGGCGCTGTTGCTCTCCCCGCTGGCCGGGCTGGGTGTCACCGAGCTCCGTTCGCTGGCCAGGACGCTGCGCCAGCGTGAGGTGGCGGCGGCTGTGGAGGAGCGCCGTGCCGCGGTCAGCTCGCGAGAGCTGCTGGCGCGGGCGCTCGTGGCGCCGGAGAGCCTCGAGGGGATCGAGGGCCCCGGGGCGGAGAAGGCGCGGAGGCTGCTGGGTCTGCTGACCGGCGCCCGGGAGGCGATGCTGTCCGGTGCCGACGTCGAGTCGTTGCTCTGGCAGGTCTGGTCCGGGACGGAGTGGGGCGTACGACTGCGCGGAGCCGTCCTGCGGGGCGGAGCGACCGCCCGGCGCGCCCACCGCGACCTGGACGCCGTCTGTGCCCTGTTCGACACGGCCTCGCGCACCGAGCAGCAGCGCGGACGTACGTCGGCCCGCAACTTCCTCGAAGAGGTCAAGGCGCAGCAGATCCCTGCCGACTCACTCGTCGACAAGGGCGTCCGCGGTGATGCCGTACGTCTGGTGACCGCGCACCGGTCCAAGGGACTGGAGTGGCGCCTGGTGGTGGTCGCCCACGTCCAGGAGGGCAACTGGCCCGACCTGCGCAGGCGGGCCACGCTGCTGGGTGCCGACCGCCTCGGGGCGACTCGCTACGGTGACCTGGCGCTGGTCGAGGAGGCGTCGCGAGCCGCCATGCTGGCGGAGGAACGCCGCCTCTTCTACGTCGCCTGCACCCGCGCCAAGGAACGCCTCGTCGTGACTGCCGTGCAGTCGACCCACGAGGACGGCGAGGTGGCCTCCCGCTTCCTCGAGGAGCTCTGTCCCACCCCGCAGGAAGTGGCGGACGGGGCCACCGAGATCGTCGTGCGACACCAACAGGGCCGTCCTGCGAGGCCGCTGACCCTGGCGGGTGTGGTGGCCCACCTGCGCCGCACCGTCGCCGATCCGGAGGTGCCCGAGGTGCTCCGTGAGGCCGCCGCCCGGCGACTGGCCGCCCTGGCCAGCGAGGAGGCCGATGGTCGACCACTCGTGCGGTCCGCCGATCCCCGTCACTGGTGGGGCACCAACGGCACCACCGCGAGCCAGGCCCCGGTGCGCGACGTCGAGGCGCCGGTGAAGGTGTCGGCCTCCACCGTCCAGGCGATCGCCGACTGTCCGGCGAAGTGGTTCCTCGAGCACGAGGCAGGGGGCGCCACCTTCTCCGGCCAGGGGGCGGCCTTCGGCAACGTGGTCCACAAGATCGCCGAGCACGTCACGCAGCCCGAGATGACTGACGTCGCGCTCGACGACCTGATGGAGCTGGTCGACGGCGTGTGGGACCGACTTCCCTTCCGCACGCCCTGGTCCCGGGCGAAGGAGCGCGCCGAGGCGCGCAACGCCCTGGAGCGCTTCCTCAACCACCACCGGTCCAGCACCCGCCGGATCGTCGGCACCGAGGTGCCGTTCTCGTTCACCTCGACGCTGCCCGACGGGTCACAGGTCCACCTGCGCGGCTTCGCCGACCGGCTCGAGATCGACGCGCAAGGACGCGTGGTGGTCGTCGACCTCAAGACGGGGAAGTACCCCCCGACCGACAAGTCGCTGGCCGAGAACCCCCAGCTCGGGATCTACCAGTACGCGGTCGAGCAGGGCGGCTTCGACGACGTGCTGGCTCCCGGCTCCCTCTCCGGGGGCGCTGAGCTCTGGCAGCTGCGGGCCTCGAACAAGGACGTCCCCAAGGTGCAGGCGCAGGCGCGCCAGGACCGTGACGACGAGGGGTGGGTGCTGGCCGAACGCCAGCTGGCCGCCACGGCAGCGGTGATCCGCGACGAGGAGTTCGTGGCGATCCCCGGCAAGCACTGCGACTTCTGCGCCTTCACCGCGCTCTGCCCTGCCACGACGAAGCCCGGAGTGATCAGTTGA
- a CDS encoding TetR/AcrR family transcriptional regulator has translation MPRRERRAQLLSSALEVFVAHGYHSAAMDDIADRAGVSKPVLYQHFPGKLELYMALLDESSDAVTDAIREALAETEDNKQRVAAAIAAFYDYVANDSGAFRLVFESDLTNEPAVRERVDRVTDDCATAIAEVIQQDTGLPREASLLLAVSLVGMAQVSARFWLSGAGADGTISQADAAALVAGLAWRGIRGYPKES, from the coding sequence ATGCCCCGGCGCGAGCGCCGCGCGCAACTGCTCTCCTCCGCGCTGGAGGTCTTCGTGGCCCACGGCTACCACTCGGCCGCGATGGACGACATCGCCGACCGCGCGGGGGTCTCCAAGCCGGTCCTCTACCAGCACTTCCCGGGCAAGCTCGAGCTCTACATGGCCCTGCTGGACGAGTCGAGCGACGCGGTCACCGACGCCATCCGCGAGGCGCTCGCCGAGACCGAGGACAACAAGCAGCGCGTGGCCGCCGCCATCGCCGCCTTCTACGACTACGTGGCCAACGACTCGGGAGCCTTCCGGCTCGTCTTCGAGTCCGACCTCACCAACGAGCCTGCCGTGCGCGAGCGAGTCGACCGGGTGACTGACGACTGCGCCACCGCGATCGCCGAGGTCATCCAGCAGGACACCGGCCTGCCGCGGGAGGCCAGCCTCCTGCTCGCCGTGTCGTTGGTCGGAATGGCACAGGTCAGCGCCCGGTTCTGGCTCTCGGGTGCCGGTGCAGACGGGACGATCTCGCAGGCCGACGCTGCCGCCCTGGTCGCCGGGCTCGCCTGGCGCGGCATCCGGGGCTACCCCAAGGAGTCCTGA
- the moeZ gene encoding adenylyltransferase/sulfurtransferase MoeZ has translation MTVPPLVEPAGELTVDEVRRYSRHLIIPDVGMTGQKRLKNAKVLVIGAGGLGSPALLYLAAAGVGTIGIVEFDEVDESNLQRQVIHGQSDIGRPKAVSAQESIAEINPLVEVVVHNTRLDNDNVRDVFSGYDLIVDGTDNFATRYMVNDAAYFMGIPYVWGSIYRFDGQASVFAPTLVEDAPCYRCLYPEPPPPGMVPSCAEGGVLGVLCASVGSIQATEAIKLLTGAGEPLIGKLMIYDALEMEYRKLKVRKDPNCALCGENPTVTDLIDYDTFCGAISAEAAEAAADSTVSVHQLRTMLEERESGERDFVLIDVRDPNEREINEIPGSVLIPRGEFLNGQALEQLPESKQVVLYCKTGVRSAECLAIVKGAGYSDAIHVGGGVGAWVNQIDPSQPAY, from the coding sequence GTGACCGTCCCGCCGCTCGTCGAGCCAGCAGGTGAGCTGACCGTCGACGAGGTACGTCGCTACAGCCGCCACCTGATCATCCCGGACGTCGGCATGACCGGGCAGAAGCGGCTCAAGAACGCGAAGGTGCTGGTCATCGGCGCCGGCGGACTCGGCTCGCCAGCGCTGCTCTACCTGGCCGCGGCCGGCGTGGGCACCATCGGCATCGTCGAGTTCGACGAGGTCGACGAGTCGAACCTGCAGCGCCAGGTCATCCACGGCCAGTCCGACATCGGTCGCCCCAAGGCCGTCTCTGCGCAGGAGTCGATCGCGGAGATCAACCCGCTCGTCGAGGTCGTCGTGCACAACACGCGGCTCGACAACGACAACGTGCGAGACGTCTTCTCCGGCTACGACCTGATCGTCGACGGCACCGACAACTTCGCCACCCGCTACATGGTCAACGACGCGGCGTACTTCATGGGCATCCCGTACGTGTGGGGCTCCATCTACCGCTTCGACGGCCAGGCCTCGGTGTTCGCACCGACCCTGGTCGAGGACGCTCCGTGCTACCGCTGCCTCTACCCCGAGCCGCCGCCGCCGGGCATGGTCCCCTCCTGTGCCGAGGGTGGGGTGCTGGGTGTGCTCTGCGCCTCCGTCGGCTCCATCCAGGCCACCGAGGCGATCAAGCTCCTCACCGGCGCGGGCGAGCCGCTGATCGGCAAGCTGATGATCTACGACGCGCTGGAGATGGAGTACCGCAAGCTGAAGGTCCGCAAGGACCCGAACTGCGCGCTGTGCGGCGAGAACCCCACGGTCACCGACCTCATCGACTACGACACCTTCTGCGGCGCGATCTCCGCCGAGGCCGCCGAGGCCGCCGCCGACTCGACCGTCTCGGTCCACCAGCTCAGGACCATGCTGGAGGAGCGGGAGTCCGGTGAGCGCGACTTCGTCCTGATCGACGTGCGCGACCCCAACGAACGGGAGATCAACGAGATCCCCGGCTCCGTGCTGATCCCGCGGGGCGAGTTCCTCAACGGACAGGCCCTCGAGCAGCTGCCCGAGTCGAAGCAGGTCGTCCTCTACTGCAAGACGGGCGTCCGGTCGGCCGAGTGCCTGGCCATCGTCAAGGGTGCCGGCTACTCCGACGCGATCCACGTCGGTGGTGGCGTCGGTGCCTGGGTGAACCAGATCGACCCCAGCCAGCCCGCCTACTGA